A single genomic interval of Haloterrigena salifodinae harbors:
- a CDS encoding HAD family hydrolase has protein sequence MDGEYDFWLLDLDGTLVDVEWSYTRDVFDRVGERLEYEFTDQEADILWSGLTGSRDRQLRQWGLDPDEFWTAFHDEEDPLVRAEQTYLHDDAAFVTDLEEPVGLVTHCQEFLCEPVLDHLGIRDWFDARLCCTPETGWKPDPNPVYRVMDDLGVGENGHTGVLAGDGASDVGAAWNAGLDAIHVERVGHERRGRCVRGDYRVESFDELF, from the coding sequence ATGGACGGCGAGTACGACTTTTGGCTGCTCGATCTCGACGGCACGCTCGTCGATGTCGAGTGGTCCTACACCCGGGACGTGTTCGACCGGGTCGGCGAGCGACTCGAGTACGAGTTCACCGACCAGGAAGCCGACATCCTCTGGAGCGGACTGACCGGTTCCCGGGATCGACAGCTCCGGCAGTGGGGCCTCGATCCCGACGAGTTCTGGACCGCCTTCCACGACGAGGAGGATCCGCTGGTGCGGGCCGAGCAGACGTATCTCCACGACGACGCCGCGTTCGTCACCGACCTCGAGGAACCCGTGGGGCTGGTGACCCACTGTCAGGAGTTCCTCTGCGAGCCGGTGCTCGACCATCTCGGTATCCGCGACTGGTTCGACGCCCGCCTCTGTTGTACCCCCGAAACGGGGTGGAAACCCGACCCGAACCCGGTCTACCGCGTGATGGACGACCTCGGCGTCGGTGAGAACGGTCATACGGGTGTCCTCGCGGGCGACGGCGCCAGCGACGTCGGCGCGGCCTGGAACGCGGGCCTCGACGCGATCCACGTCGAACGCGTCGGTCACGAGCGCCGGGGCCGGTGCGTCCGCGGCGATTACCGCGTCGAGTCGTTCGACGAACTGTTCTGA